Proteins from a genomic interval of Bacteroidia bacterium:
- a CDS encoding class I SAM-dependent methyltransferase, which yields MAVQSDLDAHYTVMDQIFRYSLGDRGAYSGARFDGDFSMTLEAAQEKKHKFIVDNLNIKKGSKVLDMGCGWGAFIDYMNNMGVNTYGAVLAKGQADACIKNGMNVKHMDTKLITPETFGKFDAVTAMGSPEHLCSVEEYKAGKQKQIYEKYIKQVADLLPIGGRFYCQTMVFGPNMVKFEDIPFGKTDIYKKEFTNEELMDIICDVFPGSWLPYGSEGIIEPAKKYFKLVHIDSGRLDYMETIDRWSAAFTKPSLKKYLYFSTLIPRYLTKKSFRDFIQRWKTDANLIIFDRKIFEHYRMVFEKVSD from the coding sequence ATGGCAGTACAAAGTGATTTAGATGCTCACTATACCGTAATGGATCAAATATTCCGTTACAGTCTCGGCGACAGAGGAGCTTACAGCGGCGCCCGATTTGATGGTGACTTTTCCATGACCCTTGAAGCGGCACAGGAGAAAAAGCACAAATTTATAGTTGATAACTTAAATATTAAAAAGGGCTCAAAAGTGCTTGATATGGGCTGTGGTTGGGGCGCCTTTATTGATTACATGAATAATATGGGCGTGAATACTTATGGCGCAGTGCTTGCCAAAGGTCAAGCCGATGCCTGCATAAAGAACGGCATGAACGTAAAGCACATGGATACCAAACTTATAACCCCCGAAACCTTTGGAAAGTTTGATGCTGTAACTGCTATGGGTAGCCCTGAACACCTGTGTTCGGTGGAGGAATACAAAGCGGGAAAGCAGAAGCAGATTTATGAAAAATACATTAAACAGGTTGCCGACCTGCTGCCTATCGGTGGACGATTTTATTGTCAAACAATGGTATTCGGTCCCAACATGGTAAAATTTGAAGACATACCTTTCGGTAAAACCGATATTTATAAGAAAGAATTCACGAATGAAGAGCTTATGGATATTATCTGCGATGTGTTCCCCGGTTCCTGGCTCCCTTACGGCAGCGAAGGAATTATTGAACCCGCCAAAAAATACTTTAAGCTCGTACATATTGACAGTGGACGGCTCGATTATATGGAAACCATTGATAGATGGTCGGCTGCCTTCACCAAACCATCGCTTAAGAAATACCTCTATTTTAGCACCCTTATTCCAAGGTATCTGACAAAGAAATCGTTCCGCGATTTTATTCAACGCTGGAAAACCGATGCTAACTTAATCATATTCGACAGGAAGATATTCGAGCATTATAGGATGGTATTTGAAAAGGTAAGTGATTAA